In one window of Caenimonas aquaedulcis DNA:
- a CDS encoding class I SAM-dependent methyltransferase has product MKRDELDLLPGQSEELLKELHILTREGRINQDSRRKLKQVHHLYRFIEKLLRELPDEGNGATLADHGAGKSYLGFILYDLFLKQKTGGRIYGIETRAELVQRSAELAARLGFDRMSFVNISAADASEAKDLPERIDVVTALHACDTATDDAIAFGLRKHARFMVLVPCCQAEIAASLRQNKALSLSRTPLAELWRHPIHTRELGSQLTNVLRCLYMEAKGYQITVTELVGWEHSMKNELILARFTGQPKRSAAERLRAVLAEFGLQSLEASRFPL; this is encoded by the coding sequence ATGAAGCGCGACGAACTCGACCTCCTGCCGGGGCAATCGGAGGAATTGCTCAAGGAGTTGCACATCCTGACGCGCGAGGGGCGCATCAACCAGGATTCGCGCCGCAAGCTCAAGCAGGTGCACCACCTGTACCGGTTCATCGAAAAGCTGCTGCGCGAATTGCCGGATGAAGGCAACGGGGCGACGCTCGCCGATCATGGCGCGGGGAAGTCCTACCTCGGATTCATCCTCTACGACCTGTTCCTGAAGCAGAAGACCGGCGGGCGCATCTACGGCATCGAAACGAGGGCCGAGCTGGTGCAGCGCTCGGCCGAACTCGCGGCACGGCTAGGGTTCGACAGGATGTCCTTCGTCAACATCAGCGCCGCGGATGCCAGCGAGGCCAAGGACCTGCCCGAACGCATCGATGTCGTCACCGCCCTGCATGCCTGCGACACCGCGACGGACGACGCGATCGCCTTCGGATTGCGCAAGCATGCGCGCTTCATGGTGCTGGTGCCGTGCTGCCAGGCGGAGATCGCCGCCAGCCTGCGCCAGAACAAGGCGCTGTCGCTGTCGCGCACGCCCCTGGCCGAGCTGTGGCGGCACCCGATCCACACCCGCGAGCTGGGCAGCCAGCTGACCAACGTCCTGCGCTGCCTGTACATGGAAGCCAAGGGCTACCAGATCACGGTGACGGAGCTCGTCGGCTGGGAACACAGCATGAAGAACGAGCTAATCCTCGCCCGTTTCACCGGCCAGCCCAAGCGAAGTGCCGCTGAACGCTTGCGCGCCGTGCTCGCGGAATTCGGCCTGCAAAGCCTGGAAGCCTCCCGCTTTCCCCTTTAA
- a CDS encoding REP-associated tyrosine transposase produces MARLPRLTVPGYPHHIIQRGNNRQAIFAGTQDYETLLAMLEEYAKKSAVALHAYVLMTNHVHLLATPETVEGIPQMMQAVGRRYVRYFNQKQSRTGTLWEGRYRSTLIQAERYLMACMAYIDLNPVRAGIVADPAEYAWSSHRHYIGLRNDKLLTPHPLYWELGNTPFAREAAYAEMVGSGVSAAQQKALTESALQGWALGEADYVADLQRRTERRVSRGRAGRPSSKV; encoded by the coding sequence ATGGCACGCCTCCCCCGACTGACGGTCCCCGGCTATCCGCATCACATCATCCAGCGCGGGAACAACCGGCAGGCGATCTTTGCCGGCACGCAGGACTATGAAACCTTGTTGGCCATGCTGGAGGAATACGCGAAGAAGTCCGCTGTCGCCCTGCATGCGTACGTGTTGATGACCAACCACGTGCACCTGCTCGCCACGCCGGAAACCGTCGAGGGAATTCCCCAGATGATGCAGGCAGTGGGCCGGCGCTACGTACGCTACTTCAACCAGAAGCAATCGCGCACCGGCACGCTGTGGGAGGGACGGTACCGGTCGACCCTGATACAGGCGGAGCGCTATCTGATGGCGTGCATGGCGTACATCGACCTCAACCCGGTGAGGGCAGGAATCGTCGCAGACCCCGCGGAGTACGCCTGGTCAAGCCATCGCCATTACATCGGGCTGCGCAACGACAAGTTGCTCACGCCGCACCCGCTGTATTGGGAATTGGGGAACACGCCGTTTGCGCGCGAGGCCGCCTACGCCGAGATGGTGGGCTCCGGTGTTTCGGCGGCGCAGCAGAAGGCGCTGACCGAATCCGCGCTTCAAGGGTGGGCACTCGGAGAGGCCGACTACGTAGCGGATTTGCAGCGCCGGACCGAGCGCAGGGTCAGCCGCGGACGCGCAGGACGACCAAGCTCCAAAGTTTGA